One genomic window of Campylobacter curvus includes the following:
- a CDS encoding cation diffusion facilitator family transporter, protein MMDFKDGARERLIIKTALIGIITNVCLAATKICIALVSGSVAIITDAINNLSDASSCVITIFGSKLAAKMPDEAHPYGYGRVEYIGGLVVSIVVLMLGFDFLKTSIGNIISPVQTKFTAPLLLILFIAIFVKFALGAHYRKVGKNTKSISLKAVGTEALGDAIISCVILFSAALSYFWGAQIDGYAGALASLFIIINGVLLIKETFDKIIGGRVEKEVVDEIYAAVNRCEIVRGSYDLILHNYGVERFVGSVNVEIDEYLPIREISQTLNELQIEIYKHYRTYLVFGVYSVNLGQTQAKECIKSALAEFKSILNLHAFFIDDAKKSVRFDVVVDFKERNLSQLRANIEDIVRERFPGYKIFIVIDREFS, encoded by the coding sequence ATGATGGATTTTAAAGACGGCGCACGCGAGCGACTCATTATAAAGACCGCTCTCATCGGCATCATCACAAATGTCTGCCTCGCCGCGACTAAAATTTGCATCGCGTTAGTCTCGGGCTCGGTCGCGATCATCACCGACGCGATAAACAACCTAAGCGACGCGAGCTCGTGTGTCATCACGATATTTGGCTCAAAGCTTGCCGCTAAAATGCCTGATGAAGCCCATCCCTACGGCTACGGCAGAGTAGAATACATCGGCGGTCTAGTGGTCTCGATTGTCGTGCTGATGCTTGGCTTTGATTTTTTAAAAACCTCGATTGGCAACATCATTTCGCCCGTGCAGACTAAATTTACCGCACCACTTTTGCTGATTTTATTTATCGCGATCTTTGTTAAATTTGCACTGGGCGCGCACTACCGCAAAGTGGGCAAAAATACAAAATCCATCTCGCTAAAAGCCGTCGGTACGGAGGCTTTGGGAGATGCGATCATCTCTTGCGTGATACTTTTTTCAGCCGCGCTTTCATACTTTTGGGGCGCGCAGATCGACGGCTACGCGGGGGCTTTGGCGTCGCTTTTTATTATCATCAACGGCGTGCTTTTGATAAAAGAAACCTTTGACAAAATCATCGGCGGACGCGTAGAAAAGGAGGTCGTAGACGAAATTTACGCTGCCGTAAATCGCTGCGAGATCGTACGCGGCTCGTATGACTTGATCCTGCACAACTACGGCGTGGAGCGCTTCGTGGGCTCAGTGAATGTCGAAATCGATGAATACTTGCCTATTCGCGAAATTTCACAGACCTTAAACGAACTGCAAATCGAAATTTATAAGCATTACCGCACCTACCTTGTTTTTGGCGTTTATAGCGTAAATTTGGGGCAAACGCAGGCAAAAGAGTGTATCAAAAGCGCGCTTGCGGAGTTTAAAAGTATCTTAAATTTACACGCATTTTTTATCGATGATGCCAAAAAGAGTGTGAGATTTGACGTTGTTGTGGATTTTAAAGAGCGAAATTTAAGTCAGCTTCGAGCAAATATCGAAGACATCGTGCGCGAGAGATTTCCGGGATATAAAATTTTCATCGTCATCGATAGGGAATTTAGCTAA
- a CDS encoding DNA polymerase III subunit gamma/tau, with the protein MQALALKYRPKNFDELIGQEAVSKSLTHALDEGRISHAYLFSGLRGSGKTSSARIFSKALVCEKGPTSRPCETCPQCIMANESRHMDIIEMDAASHRKIDDIRELIEQTKYKPAMARYKIFIIDEVHMLTKEAFNALLKTLEEPPSYVKFILATTDPLKLPATVLSRTQHFRFKQIGKNSIIKHLEFILSKEGISYEREALEILARSGRGSLRDTLTLLDQAIIYGANNITQSSVASMLGLLDPSRIEQILNLVMLSDKEGLRELVAELEIYEPEMIIDELIANLKQKFIDNDPKFSLLIYERFFRILAQAKSMLNVSSDNGFVLSIMLFMMVEALNLKSIDEVIESAQHAEQARPSQAAAPSAPQQIARPKMQSPYESFVAKIYDRDYSLGEFFKEHVEFVDFKNNELSLIVNANDEKMVFFRKNWKIVNEILHLLFGKEAKIINAKKDEARPNLEANAPKQVQKDENLSPKADATPAMRNDLNLDEELLKSKPAQASIAPKPKPADPQKMIAAINFNSSKSPQEMEKIKQEAVIREANKLFGEPTIVKAEP; encoded by the coding sequence TTGCAAGCACTCGCACTCAAGTATAGACCCAAAAATTTCGACGAGCTGATAGGCCAAGAAGCCGTCAGCAAAAGCCTCACGCACGCACTAGATGAGGGGCGCATAAGCCACGCATATCTGTTTTCGGGACTTAGAGGAAGCGGCAAGACCTCAAGCGCCAGGATATTTTCAAAAGCCCTCGTATGCGAAAAAGGTCCGACATCAAGGCCTTGCGAGACCTGCCCTCAGTGCATAATGGCAAACGAATCGCGCCATATGGACATCATCGAGATGGACGCAGCCAGCCACCGAAAGATCGACGACATAAGAGAGCTCATCGAGCAAACCAAATACAAGCCCGCGATGGCGCGCTATAAAATTTTCATAATCGACGAAGTGCATATGCTGACTAAAGAGGCGTTCAATGCGCTTTTAAAGACGCTTGAAGAGCCGCCAAGCTATGTGAAATTTATCCTCGCGACGACAGACCCGTTAAAGCTTCCGGCCACGGTGCTATCGCGCACGCAGCACTTTCGCTTCAAGCAAATCGGCAAAAACAGCATCATAAAACATCTTGAATTTATCCTTAGCAAAGAGGGCATAAGCTACGAGAGAGAGGCGCTGGAGATCCTGGCTCGCAGCGGACGCGGATCACTGCGCGATACTTTGACGCTACTTGATCAAGCCATAATCTACGGCGCGAACAATATCACTCAAAGCTCGGTCGCATCGATGTTAGGACTACTTGACCCAAGCAGGATAGAGCAGATCTTAAACCTTGTCATGTTAAGCGACAAAGAGGGGCTTAGAGAGCTCGTCGCGGAGCTTGAGATCTACGAGCCTGAGATGATAATCGACGAACTCATCGCAAATTTAAAGCAAAAATTCATTGACAACGATCCGAAATTTTCACTGCTTATCTATGAGAGATTTTTTAGGATCTTAGCTCAGGCAAAAAGCATGCTAAACGTCTCTAGCGACAACGGCTTTGTGCTTAGTATCATGCTTTTCATGATGGTCGAGGCGCTAAATTTAAAGAGTATAGACGAGGTCATAGAGTCCGCTCAGCACGCAGAGCAGGCACGTCCAAGCCAGGCTGCCGCGCCTAGTGCACCACAGCAGATCGCGCGCCCTAAAATGCAAAGCCCGTATGAGAGCTTCGTAGCTAAAATTTATGATAGGGATTATTCGCTTGGCGAGTTTTTTAAAGAGCATGTCGAGTTTGTGGATTTTAAAAACAACGAGCTAAGCCTGATCGTAAATGCAAATGATGAAAAGATGGTATTTTTCCGCAAAAACTGGAAAATAGTAAATGAAATTTTGCATTTGCTTTTTGGAAAAGAGGCGAAGATAATCAACGCCAAAAAAGATGAAGCAAGGCCGAATTTAGAGGCAAACGCACCAAAGCAAGTGCAAAAGGATGAAAATTTAAGCCCCAAGGCAGACGCCACGCCTGCAATGCGAAACGATCTTAATCTCGACGAGGAGCTTTTAAAGTCAAAGCCAGCCCAAGCTAGCATCGCACCAAAGCCAAAGCCAGCCGATCCGCAAAAGATGATCGCTGCGATAAATTTCAACAGCTCAAAATCCCCGCAAGAGATGGAAAAAATAAAGCAAGAAGCCGTCATAAGGGAGGCAAATAAGCTCTTTGGCGAGCCTACGATAGTAAAAGCCGAGCCGTGA
- the rho gene encoding transcription termination factor Rho yields the protein MENTPNQAIVAENQKTTKKYPSTRTHIPVDGHKIEELRTLSLEDLIAIANEVGVENPREFRRQDLIFEILKAQTKQGGFILFTGILEITNEGYGFLRSVDANLSDSSNDAYVSNSQIRKFALRVGDIVTGQVREPKDQEKYYALLKIEALNYMPLIEAKERPLFDNLTPLFPTEKLHLEYDPMKLTGRVLDLFTPLGKGQRGLIVAPPRSGKTELMKELAHGIARNHPEAHLMVLLVDERPEEVTDMQRCVKGEVFSSTFDLPALNHVRVAELVIEKAKRLVEMGKDVIILLDSITRLARAYNTVTPPSGKVLTGGVDANALHKPKRFFGAARNIEFGGSLTIIATALIDTGSRMDEVIFEEFKGTGNSEIVLDRNISDRRIYPAINVLKSGTRKEELLQKPDELQKIWAIRSAIATMDDVEALKFLYAKMLKTKDNKELLSILNE from the coding sequence ATGGAAAATACCCCAAATCAAGCCATCGTGGCTGAAAATCAAAAAACGACTAAAAAATACCCGAGCACTCGCACGCATATCCCAGTCGACGGACACAAGATCGAGGAGCTTCGCACCCTAAGCCTAGAAGATCTCATCGCTATCGCAAACGAGGTCGGAGTCGAAAATCCGCGCGAATTTCGCCGTCAAGACCTCATTTTTGAAATTTTAAAAGCCCAGACCAAACAAGGCGGCTTCATACTTTTTACGGGCATTTTGGAGATCACGAACGAAGGCTACGGCTTTTTGCGCTCGGTCGATGCAAATCTAAGCGACAGCTCAAACGACGCCTACGTCTCAAATTCGCAAATCCGTAAATTTGCCCTGCGCGTGGGCGACATCGTCACGGGACAGGTTCGCGAGCCAAAAGATCAGGAAAAATACTACGCCCTGCTAAAAATCGAAGCGCTAAACTATATGCCGCTCATCGAGGCAAAGGAACGACCGTTATTTGACAACCTGACGCCGCTTTTCCCGACTGAAAAGCTACATCTCGAATACGATCCGATGAAGCTCACCGGACGCGTGCTCGATCTTTTCACTCCGCTTGGTAAGGGTCAGCGCGGGCTCATCGTCGCTCCGCCAAGAAGCGGTAAGACCGAGCTCATGAAAGAGCTGGCTCACGGCATCGCCAGAAACCACCCTGAGGCGCATCTCATGGTGCTTTTGGTCGATGAGCGTCCCGAGGAGGTCACCGATATGCAGCGCTGCGTCAAGGGCGAGGTATTTAGCTCGACGTTTGACCTACCTGCGCTAAATCACGTGCGCGTCGCTGAGCTCGTCATCGAAAAGGCAAAGAGGCTTGTCGAAATGGGCAAAGACGTCATCATCTTGCTTGATAGTATCACACGTCTAGCGCGCGCTTACAACACCGTAACCCCGCCAAGTGGTAAGGTGCTAACGGGTGGCGTGGATGCAAATGCGCTGCATAAGCCAAAACGCTTTTTTGGAGCGGCTAGAAATATCGAATTTGGCGGTAGTCTGACGATTATCGCGACCGCACTCATCGATACCGGCTCGCGCATGGACGAGGTAATTTTCGAGGAATTTAAAGGCACGGGCAACAGTGAGATCGTGCTGGATCGAAACATCTCCGACCGCCGAATTTACCCTGCTATCAACGTCCTAAAATCCGGTACTAGAAAAGAAGAGCTGTTGCAAAAACCTGACGAGCTACAAAAAATTTGGGCTATCCGCTCGGCTATCGCGACGATGGATGATGTGGAAGCGCTTAAATTTTTATACGCAAAGATGCTTAAAACAAAAGACAATAAAGAGCTTCTGTCTATACTAAACGAGTAA